In the genome of Treponema pedis, one region contains:
- the rpmE gene encoding 50S ribosomal protein L31 has protein sequence MKKDIHPKYEETTITCACGNVINTRSTAKDIKVEICSQCHPFFTGKQKLVDTAGRIDRFKKRYNIKG, from the coding sequence ATGAAAAAAGATATTCATCCTAAATATGAAGAAACAACCATTACTTGTGCCTGCGGCAATGTAATCAATACACGTTCTACGGCTAAAGATATTAAGGTTGAAATCTGCTCGCAGTGTCATCCGTTTTTTACGGGAAAACAAAAACTTGTAGATACTGCAGGACGAATTGACCGCTTTAAGAAGCGTTATAACATTAAAGGCTAG
- the uvrB gene encoding excinuclease ABC subunit UvrB gives MKRFKLISDYAPSGDQPEAIKQLADGILAGDKFQTLKGVTGSGKTFTMANIIQAVQKPTLIISHNKTLAAQLYREFKGFFPENAVEYFVSYYDYYQPEAYVPARDLYIEKDASINDEIDRLRLSATFSLMERRDVIVVSTVSCIYGLGLPESWRDLRITIEKGQTVNIEKFKKQLIGLQYERNDAVLERGRFRVKGDVMEIFPAYMEEAYRIEFDWEEIVRIRKFHPVSGEVIQEYEELSIYPAKHFVLPENAIPNALERIKKELETRLEVLKAQGKLMEAERLKTRTEYDIEMLSEMGYCPGIENYSAPIANRQPGEPPATLFHYFPKDFLLFMDESHVTFPQVGAMYEGDRSRKQNLVDFGFRLPCALDNRPLKIAEFEKMLNQAVFVSATPGPKELDYSVRVVEQLIRPTGLLDPVIEIHKSEGQMEHIYEEVQKRIGLNERSLILTLTKKMAEDLTDYLTGLGLKVKYIHSEVETIERVEILKGLRAGEFDVLIGINLLREGIDLPEVSFIGILDADKIGFLRSATSLIQIVGRAARNENGKVIMYADRISDAMKETLAETERRRTIQQAYNTEHNITPKTIKKAVEDILTRENEIKKEAAIAQAEPIISSFNILNPADRKKLIKKLEAQMAEYADMLMFEEAAVLRDKIEEVKRLSG, from the coding sequence ATGAAGCGCTTTAAACTTATTTCCGATTATGCTCCGTCAGGCGACCAGCCTGAGGCTATTAAACAATTGGCGGACGGTATCCTTGCAGGCGATAAATTTCAAACCTTAAAAGGCGTTACCGGCTCAGGAAAAACATTTACCATGGCAAATATCATTCAGGCGGTACAAAAACCTACGCTTATTATAAGCCATAATAAAACACTTGCGGCACAGCTTTACCGCGAATTTAAGGGCTTTTTTCCTGAAAATGCCGTTGAGTATTTTGTATCATATTACGATTATTATCAGCCCGAAGCCTACGTACCGGCGCGCGACCTTTATATAGAAAAAGACGCCTCAATAAACGATGAAATAGACAGACTGCGCCTTTCGGCGACCTTCAGTTTAATGGAGAGGCGAGATGTAATAGTTGTGTCTACGGTTTCCTGTATTTACGGTTTGGGATTGCCTGAATCTTGGCGCGATTTGCGCATTACAATCGAAAAGGGGCAAACGGTTAATATCGAAAAATTTAAAAAACAGCTCATAGGTTTACAATACGAGCGCAATGATGCCGTATTGGAGCGCGGACGCTTTCGCGTTAAAGGCGATGTTATGGAAATTTTTCCCGCTTATATGGAAGAAGCTTACCGCATAGAATTCGATTGGGAAGAAATTGTAAGGATAAGAAAATTTCACCCTGTAAGCGGCGAAGTAATTCAAGAATATGAAGAGCTTTCAATTTATCCTGCAAAGCACTTTGTTTTACCTGAAAACGCAATTCCCAACGCTCTTGAGCGTATTAAAAAAGAATTGGAAACTCGGCTTGAGGTTTTAAAAGCACAAGGGAAACTTATGGAAGCGGAAAGGCTTAAAACCCGTACGGAATACGATATTGAAATGCTTTCCGAAATGGGCTATTGTCCCGGTATAGAAAATTATTCGGCTCCCATTGCAAACCGTCAACCTGGAGAACCTCCGGCAACGCTTTTTCATTATTTTCCTAAGGATTTTTTGCTTTTTATGGACGAAAGCCACGTAACCTTTCCTCAAGTGGGAGCAATGTATGAAGGCGACCGCAGCAGAAAACAAAACCTTGTAGACTTCGGCTTCCGTCTTCCATGCGCTTTGGATAACCGACCCTTAAAAATTGCGGAGTTTGAAAAAATGCTTAATCAGGCCGTCTTTGTTTCCGCAACGCCGGGCCCGAAAGAGCTTGATTATTCCGTACGCGTAGTGGAACAACTTATACGCCCCACAGGCCTTTTAGACCCGGTCATCGAGATTCACAAAAGTGAAGGTCAAATGGAGCATATTTACGAAGAAGTTCAAAAACGTATCGGCTTAAACGAGAGAAGTTTAATTTTAACTCTTACAAAAAAAATGGCGGAGGATTTGACCGATTATCTTACAGGGCTCGGACTTAAAGTAAAATATATCCACAGCGAGGTGGAAACAATTGAACGGGTTGAAATTTTAAAAGGCCTTCGTGCGGGGGAATTTGACGTCCTTATAGGAATTAATCTTTTACGCGAAGGAATAGACTTGCCGGAAGTTTCTTTTATCGGAATCCTTGATGCCGATAAAATAGGGTTTTTACGCTCCGCTACAAGTCTTATTCAGATTGTAGGTCGCGCCGCCCGAAACGAAAACGGAAAGGTAATTATGTATGCCGACCGCATAAGCGACGCAATGAAAGAAACCCTTGCGGAAACGGAACGCCGCCGCACGATTCAGCAGGCATATAATACCGAACATAATATAACGCCGAAAACGATTAAAAAGGCGGTAGAAGATATTTTAACTCGTGAAAACGAAATAAAAAAAGAAGCGGCGATTGCTCAAGCGGAACCCATTATTTCAAGTTTTAATATACTCAATCCTGCCGACCGCAAAAAACTCATTAAAAAACTCGAAGCTCAAATGGCCGAATATGCCGATATGCTGATGTTTGAAGAAGCGGCGGTTCTCCGCGATAAAATCGAAGAAGTAAAAAGGTTAAGCGGATAG